From a single Silene latifolia isolate original U9 population chromosome 6, ASM4854445v1, whole genome shotgun sequence genomic region:
- the LOC141588755 gene encoding putative aspartic proteinase GIP2, producing the protein MALAIMALVTSTWAQDCSSNLKEIATDCDATKTADEIATCCADISSTAATDRTCFCLLIFEAFGQEPDFVAETTELFTFCAIDGSFETLCPSLPKGANGVVGFGRGRSSLLTQFDNEFSDEVFYFPLKFALCLTSSSRSPGFAIFGKAKYELTPTIDLSKSLKFSPMIQNPNGDHRSTDYYLNVTAIKINGKIRSLLHSPSSSIRGAKQVQPVHPFGACYETKGLKVPIIELVLHKQSVSWRIFENNSMVRVNTDVVCLGFVDGGADLRAAIVIGGHQLEDNLLEFSVVNGIGFSSLRSKGISCANFNFTTVA; encoded by the exons ATGGCATTGGCGATAATGGCACTAGTAACTTCGACATGGGCACAAGATTGCTCCTCGAATTTGAAGGAGATCGCTACTGATTGCGATGCGACTAAAACAGCTGACGAAATTGCAACTTGTTGCGCAGACATAAGTTCTACAGCTGCCACTGATAGGACTTGCTTCTGTCTCTTAATTTTCGAGGCTTTTGGTCAAGAACCCGACTTTGTAGCTGAAACCACTGAACTCTTCACTTTCTGTGCCATTGACGGTTCTTTTGAGACCTTGTGCCCAA GCCTTCCTAAAGGGGCTAACGGAGTAGTCGGGTTTGGAAGAGGTAGATCTTCTCTTCTAACTCAATTTGACAATGAATTCAGTGATGAGGTTTTCTATTTTCCTCTCAAGTTTGCACTTTGCTTGACTAGTTCTAGCCGTAGTCCTGGTTTCGCTATCTTTGGCAAAGCCAAATATGAGCTAACCCCAACAATTGATTTGTCAAAATCTCTGAAATTCTCACCGATGATTCAAAACCCAAACGGAGATCACCGATCCACTGATTATTACCTCAATGTGACCGCCATCAAGATTAACGGCAAAATA CGGTCATTGCTGCATTCACCAAGCAGCTCGATCAGAGGGGCTAAGCAGGTGCAACCAGTGCACCCATTCGGTGCGTGCTATGAGACCAAAGGCCTGAAGGTGCCTATAATTGAGCTAGTTCTGCACAAGCAGAGTGTAAGCTGGAGGATTTTTGAGAATAATTCGATGGTTCGAGTGAATACAGATGTCGTCTGTCTCGGGTTTGTAGACGGAGGGGCGGATTTGAGAGCGGCTATAGTGATTGGAGGGCATCAACTGGAGGATAATTTGTTGGAGTTTAGTGTGGTTAATGGAATTGGGTTCAGTTCTTTGCGGTCTAAGGGGATTTCATGTGCTAACTTCAACTTCACTACTGTTGCTTAG
- the LOC141585779 gene encoding DDRGK domain-containing protein 1-like translates to MDDILVAMLSMLLIGALIPLYFWKRRHDSTAAHLHVEEPQAPQRDNVVRATGARRMRRRPASGASTSSAAVATEDVLDENDDEAAGMHDEARGSRKKDKKRQEREAQREADQAARDTRVAKQDRYAEARRRKDEEREAQERQLEEEAKARKAKEEAAAALEFEKWKGAFSIDAEGTTENEAQENQDLLADFVEYIKKHKCVPLEDLAAEFRLRTQECINRINSLESIGRLSGVMDDRGKYIYISLEEMQAVADYIKREGRVSISHLASKSNQFIDLEPKAQFEELASIDEIVAA, encoded by the exons ATGGATGATATATTGGTGGCAATGCTATCTATGCTGCTTATAGGTGCGTTAATTCCTTTGTATTTCTGGAAACGTCGTCACGATTCTACTGCTGCTCATTTACATGTTGAAGAACCTCAG GCTCCTCAGAGGGATAATGTGGTTAGAGCAACTGGTGCTCGTCGTATGCGTCGAAGACCAGCTTCTGGAGCTAGTACTTCGTCAGCTGCAGTAGCTACCGAAG ATGTTCTAGATGAGAATGATGATGAAGCTGCTGGGATGCATGATGAAGCTAGGGGTTCAAGGAAAAAAGATAAGAAGCGACAAGAACGGGAGGCGCAGAGAGAA GCTGACCAAGCTGCACGTGATACAAGGGTAGCAAAGCAAGATCGCTATGCAGAAGCGCGGCGAAGGAAAGATGAGGAGCGTGAAGCACAAGAGCGCCAACTG GAAGAAGAAGCCAAGGCTCGGAAAGCTAAGGAAGAAGCAGCAGCTGCATTAGAGTTTGAAAAGTGGAAAGGGGCATTTTCAATCGACGCTGAAGGCACTACTGAAAATGAGGCACAAGAGAACCAGGACTTGCTTGCTGACTTTGTGGAATACATCAAG AAACACAAATGCGTCCCTCTGGAAGACCTCGCTGCTGAGTTTAGACTGAGGACTCAG GAGTGCATCAATCGCATCAATTCACTAGAAAGCATTG GGAGGCTTTCAGGTGTCATGGATGATAGAGGGAAATACATATACATCTCACTTGAAGAAATGCAAGCTGTTGCTGACTATATTAAGCGTGAAGGAAGGGTCAGCATCTCGCATTTGGCTAGTAAATCCAACCAGTTTATCGACTTAGAGCCCAAAGCTCAGTTTGAAGAGCTTGCTAGTATAGATGAAATAGTTGCTGCCTGA